The following coding sequences lie in one Candidatus Melainabacteria bacterium genomic window:
- a CDS encoding gamma-glutamyl-gamma-aminobutyrate hydrolase family protein codes for MAHRTKRLQRISSLTAAAFFALAAIASSVQAQTEPAQKPIIGINLDLEGAEHRESKISVLYYEAIKKAGGIPVLIPPIAGADLREIVPKLDGIMMIGGADYPPSLYKKETEEKTSIMEKERSDFDVELTKTALATPDLPILGICAGCQVLNIQPGGSLTQDIPTHHPESTVMHASRDGWKKGFNKHTVTFEADSKLGRIYKAPLSVPTSHHQCVDKVAAGFKIVGRSADGLPEAIEKTGSKFVVGVQFHPERDYEANKALFAELIKYASERHKNREKLAQDGSTH; via the coding sequence ATGGCGCACAGAACGAAACGGCTACAAAGGATAAGTTCGCTTACCGCAGCCGCATTTTTCGCTCTCGCTGCTATCGCTTCATCCGTCCAGGCCCAAACAGAACCGGCTCAGAAACCCATTATCGGCATAAACCTGGACCTTGAAGGTGCAGAGCACAGAGAAAGCAAGATTTCAGTTCTCTACTACGAAGCAATCAAGAAAGCGGGCGGCATTCCGGTTTTGATTCCACCCATAGCGGGTGCTGACTTGCGGGAAATTGTTCCGAAGCTGGACGGCATCATGATGATTGGTGGTGCCGACTATCCGCCTTCCCTGTACAAAAAAGAGACGGAAGAAAAAACCAGCATCATGGAGAAAGAGCGCTCCGACTTCGATGTCGAACTGACTAAAACTGCGCTGGCGACACCGGACTTGCCGATTTTAGGCATCTGCGCGGGCTGCCAGGTCTTGAACATTCAGCCGGGTGGCTCACTGACGCAGGACATTCCCACACATCATCCCGAGTCAACAGTGATGCACGCCAGCCGCGACGGTTGGAAGAAGGGCTTTAACAAGCACACAGTCACGTTCGAAGCTGACAGCAAACTGGGGAGAATCTACAAGGCACCGCTATCGGTACCAACATCGCACCACCAGTGCGTCGACAAGGTAGCTGCCGGATTCAAAATCGTTGGTCGTTCAGCCGACGGTTTACCTGAAGCAATAGAAAAGACAGGCTCAAAGTTCGTAGTCGGTGTACAGTTCCACCCCGAGCGAGATTATGAGGCTAACAAAGCGCTCTTCGCCGAGTTGATCAAATACGCTAGCGAGCGCCACAAAAACCGGGAAAAACTGGCTCAGGACGGCAGCACGCACTAA
- a CDS encoding ATP-dependent Clp protease adaptor ClpS yields MYKVLLHNDDFTTQEFVVLILQSVFHKSFPDAFKIMMAVHNAGIGIAGVYTHEIAEAKCNKVIEMAQSQGFPLLCTVEEE; encoded by the coding sequence ATGTACAAAGTGCTTCTGCACAACGACGACTTCACAACCCAGGAATTCGTTGTGCTCATTCTGCAATCGGTTTTTCATAAAAGTTTTCCAGATGCTTTCAAAATCATGATGGCCGTTCACAATGCTGGAATCGGCATTGCCGGGGTATACACGCATGAGATAGCAGAAGCAAAGTGCAACAAAGTGATTGAAATGGCTCAATCGCAAGGATTTCCACTTCTTTGCACCGTTGAAGAAGAATAG